The following coding sequences are from one Mycolicibacterium aichiense window:
- a CDS encoding lipid-transfer protein, with translation MPGELSGKAAIVGIGATDFSKNSGRSELRLASEAVLDALDDAGLTPADVDGMTTFTMDSNTEVAIARATGIGDLKFFSKIHHGGGAACATVQQAAIAVATGVADCVVAYRAFNERSGMRFGQVQMRLVENADSTGVDNSFSYPHGLSTPAAQVAMIAQRYMHYSGATSRDFGAVSVADRRHAANNPKAYFYEKPITIEDHQNSRWIAEPLRLLDCCQETDGGVALVIVSAERAKDLKHRPAIIEAAAQGSSPNQYSMTSYYRPELGLPEMGLVGKQMWAQSGLTPADIQTAILYDHFTPFTLIQLEELGFCEPGDAKDFVKDGALEIGGRLPINTHGGQLGEAYIHGMNGIAEGVRQLRGTSVNQVDNVEHVLVTAGTGVPTSGLILG, from the coding sequence ATGCCGGGCGAGCTGAGCGGCAAGGCCGCTATCGTCGGCATCGGCGCCACCGACTTCTCGAAGAACTCCGGTCGTAGCGAGTTGCGGCTGGCCTCGGAGGCCGTGCTGGACGCCCTCGACGACGCGGGCCTGACGCCCGCCGACGTCGACGGCATGACCACGTTCACGATGGACTCCAACACCGAGGTCGCGATCGCGCGGGCCACCGGCATCGGCGATCTGAAGTTCTTCTCCAAGATCCACCACGGCGGCGGTGCAGCCTGCGCCACCGTTCAGCAGGCCGCGATCGCGGTGGCCACCGGTGTCGCGGATTGCGTTGTGGCATACCGGGCTTTCAACGAGCGCTCCGGCATGCGTTTCGGTCAGGTGCAGATGCGGCTGGTCGAAAACGCGGACTCCACCGGCGTGGACAATTCGTTCTCGTACCCGCACGGATTGTCGACGCCGGCCGCGCAGGTCGCGATGATCGCCCAGCGCTACATGCACTACTCCGGTGCGACCAGCCGTGATTTCGGTGCGGTATCGGTAGCGGATCGTAGGCACGCTGCCAACAATCCGAAGGCGTACTTCTACGAGAAGCCGATCACCATCGAGGACCACCAGAACTCACGGTGGATCGCCGAGCCGCTGCGGCTGCTGGACTGCTGCCAGGAGACCGACGGCGGTGTCGCCCTGGTGATCGTCTCGGCCGAGCGTGCCAAGGACCTCAAGCACCGGCCAGCCATCATCGAGGCGGCGGCGCAGGGCTCGAGCCCTAACCAGTACTCGATGACGAGCTACTACCGGCCCGAACTCGGGCTGCCCGAGATGGGTTTGGTGGGTAAGCAGATGTGGGCGCAGTCGGGTCTCACGCCGGCCGACATCCAGACCGCGATCCTCTATGACCACTTCACTCCTTTCACGCTGATTCAGTTGGAGGAGTTGGGGTTCTGCGAGCCGGGTGACGCGAAGGACTTCGTCAAGGACGGCGCGTTGGAGATCGGCGGACGGCTGCCGATCAACACCCACGGTGGCCAGCTCGGCGAGGCCTACATTCACGGCATGAACGGCATCGCCGAAGGCGTGCGCCAGCTGCGCGGCACCTCGGTGAACCAGGTGGACAACGTCGAGCATGTGCTCGTCACCGCCGGCACCGGCGTCCCGACCTCCGGCCTGATCCTGGGCTAG
- a CDS encoding MaoC family dehydratase, whose amino-acid sequence MPIDLSVALGAELEPVEFSWTSSDVQLYQLGLGAGADPMDPKELRYLVDRTPQVLPTFGNVAASFHMTEPPEVKFPGIEIELSKVLHASEAVTVPAPLPPSGTARSVQRFTEIWDKGKAAVIVSETTVTDPDGTLLWTTKRSIFARGEGGFGGERGPSTSVAAPDRAPDYEISVPVLPQQALLYRLCGDRNPLHSDPEFAAAAGFPKPILHGLCTYGMTCKALVDTLLDSDASAVKTYGARFAGVCYPGETIKVSAWKDGDGYVGVVTAPGRDDAVILSDVEFIPV is encoded by the coding sequence ATGCCGATCGATCTGTCCGTCGCGCTCGGCGCCGAACTGGAGCCCGTCGAGTTCTCGTGGACGAGCAGCGATGTGCAGCTCTATCAGCTCGGCCTCGGCGCGGGCGCGGATCCGATGGATCCCAAAGAACTGCGCTACCTGGTGGACCGCACCCCGCAGGTGCTGCCCACCTTCGGCAACGTGGCCGCCAGCTTCCACATGACCGAACCGCCCGAGGTGAAGTTCCCCGGCATCGAGATCGAGCTGAGCAAGGTGCTGCACGCCAGCGAGGCGGTCACGGTGCCCGCGCCGCTGCCGCCCAGCGGCACCGCGCGGTCGGTGCAGCGGTTCACCGAGATCTGGGACAAGGGCAAGGCCGCCGTCATCGTCAGCGAGACCACGGTGACCGACCCGGACGGCACCCTGCTGTGGACCACCAAGCGGTCGATCTTCGCCCGCGGTGAGGGTGGTTTCGGCGGCGAGCGCGGCCCGTCGACATCAGTTGCCGCGCCGGACCGCGCGCCGGACTACGAGATCTCCGTTCCGGTACTGCCGCAGCAAGCGCTGCTCTACCGGCTCTGCGGTGACCGCAACCCGCTGCATTCCGATCCCGAATTCGCTGCGGCAGCCGGCTTTCCGAAGCCGATCCTGCACGGACTGTGCACCTACGGCATGACGTGCAAGGCACTGGTCGACACGCTGCTCGATTCCGACGCTTCGGCCGTGAAGACCTACGGCGCGCGGTTCGCCGGGGTCTGCTATCCGGGTGAAACCATCAAGGTCAGCGCATGGAAGGACGGCGACGGCTACGTCGGCGTCGTCACCGCTCCGGGCCGCGACGATGCCGTCATCCTCTCCGACGTGGAGTTCATCCCGGTCTGA
- a CDS encoding 2-keto-4-pentenoate hydratase — MLSVSTREELAADLAEAERSRVPMTPLTAKYPDIDVVDAYEIQLINIRQRIAEGARVVGHKVGLSSEAMQKMMGVDEPDYGHLLADMEVFEDKPVPAGRFLFPRVEVEVGFILADDLPGAGCTEDDVLAATAAFAPAIELIDTRIKDWKIALCDTIADNASSAGYVLGKERVSPKDIDIQAIPAVLTRNGEVVAEGRSDAVLGNPVTAVAWLARKVESFGVRLKAGDIVLPGSCTRAIDCHPGDEFVADFAGLGSVRLSFE, encoded by the coding sequence ATGCTGAGCGTTTCGACGCGCGAAGAGCTTGCCGCCGACCTTGCCGAGGCGGAACGCAGTCGCGTCCCGATGACGCCGCTGACGGCCAAATACCCCGATATCGACGTTGTCGACGCCTACGAAATCCAGCTGATCAACATCCGGCAGCGGATCGCCGAAGGCGCGCGGGTGGTCGGTCACAAGGTCGGCCTGTCATCGGAGGCCATGCAGAAGATGATGGGTGTCGACGAGCCCGACTACGGCCATCTACTGGCCGACATGGAGGTGTTCGAGGACAAGCCGGTTCCCGCAGGGCGCTTCCTGTTCCCGCGCGTGGAGGTCGAGGTCGGATTCATCCTCGCCGACGACCTGCCCGGCGCCGGCTGCACGGAGGACGACGTGCTGGCGGCCACCGCGGCGTTCGCCCCGGCGATCGAACTCATCGACACCCGGATCAAGGACTGGAAGATCGCGCTGTGCGACACCATCGCCGACAACGCGTCGTCGGCGGGCTATGTGCTCGGCAAGGAGCGGGTATCGCCCAAAGACATAGATATCCAAGCCATCCCGGCCGTCTTGACCCGCAACGGCGAGGTGGTGGCCGAGGGCCGCAGTGACGCCGTTCTCGGCAATCCGGTCACGGCAGTGGCGTGGCTGGCCCGCAAGGTCGAGAGCTTCGGGGTGCGACTGAAGGCGGGCGACATCGTCCTGCCGGGCTCGTGCACCAGGGCCATCGACTGCCACCCAGGCGACGAGTTCGTCGCAGACTTCGCCGGTCTGGGTTCGGTCCGGCTGTCATTCGAATAA
- the kstD gene encoding 3-oxosteroid 1-dehydrogenase, whose protein sequence is MTAQEFDVVVVGSGAAGMVAALTAAHQGLSTVVVEKAAHFGGSTARSGGGVWIPNNEILKRDGVTDTKEAARTYLHTIIGDVVEPERIDTYLERGPEMLSFVLKHTPLKLCWVPGYSDYYPEAPGGRPGGRSVEPKPFDAKKLGPDEKFLEPAYGKVPLNVVVMQQDYMRLNQLKRHPRGVLRSLKVGARTVWANARGKNLVGMGRALIAPMRIGLREAGVPVLLNTALTDLYVEDGVVRGIYVRDTTGPEAADPQLIRARRGVILGSGGFEHNEQMRVKYQRAPITTEWTVGAAANTGDGIVAAEKLGAALELMEDAWWGPTVPLVGAPWFALSERNSPGSIIVNLSGKRFMNESMPYVEACHHMYGGQYGQGAGPGENVPAWLVFDQQYRDRYIFAGLQPGQRIPKKWMESGVIVKADTLEELAKVTGLPADAFLETVQRFNGFARAGKDEDFHRGESAYDRYYGDPTNKPNPNLGEIKNGPFYAAKMVPGDLGTKGGVRTDVNGRALRDDGSVIEGLYAAGNVSAPVMGHTYPGPGGTIGPAMAFGYLAALHIAGKA, encoded by the coding sequence ATGACAGCTCAGGAGTTCGACGTCGTCGTCGTCGGAAGCGGTGCTGCCGGCATGGTTGCCGCACTTACCGCCGCTCACCAGGGACTATCGACAGTCGTCGTCGAGAAGGCCGCGCACTTCGGCGGCTCGACCGCCCGCTCGGGCGGCGGCGTGTGGATCCCCAACAACGAGATCCTCAAGCGTGACGGAGTCACCGACACCAAAGAAGCCGCGCGTACCTATCTGCACACGATCATCGGCGACGTGGTGGAGCCGGAACGAATCGACACCTACCTCGAGCGCGGGCCGGAGATGCTGTCGTTCGTGCTCAAGCACACTCCGCTGAAGCTGTGCTGGGTGCCCGGGTACTCCGACTACTACCCGGAGGCGCCGGGAGGCCGCCCCGGTGGACGCTCGGTCGAGCCCAAGCCGTTCGACGCCAAGAAGCTCGGCCCCGACGAGAAGTTCCTGGAGCCGGCGTACGGCAAGGTCCCGCTCAATGTCGTTGTGATGCAGCAGGATTACATGCGTCTCAATCAGCTCAAGCGCCACCCTCGCGGCGTGTTGAGGAGCTTGAAGGTCGGCGCTCGCACGGTGTGGGCCAACGCTCGTGGCAAGAATTTGGTGGGCATGGGGCGGGCGCTGATCGCCCCGATGCGGATCGGCCTTCGCGAGGCCGGTGTTCCGGTGCTGCTCAACACCGCGCTGACCGATCTGTACGTCGAGGACGGCGTGGTGCGCGGCATCTATGTCCGCGACACCACCGGACCGGAAGCGGCTGACCCGCAATTGATCCGCGCACGCCGGGGCGTCATCCTGGGTAGCGGCGGGTTCGAGCACAACGAGCAGATGCGGGTCAAGTATCAGCGCGCCCCGATCACCACCGAGTGGACCGTGGGGGCCGCAGCCAACACCGGTGACGGCATCGTGGCCGCCGAAAAACTCGGCGCGGCACTGGAATTGATGGAGGACGCCTGGTGGGGTCCGACCGTCCCGCTGGTCGGCGCACCATGGTTCGCGCTGTCGGAGCGCAACTCCCCCGGCTCGATCATCGTCAACCTGTCCGGCAAGCGCTTCATGAACGAGTCGATGCCTTACGTCGAGGCCTGCCACCACATGTACGGCGGCCAGTACGGTCAGGGCGCCGGTCCCGGCGAGAACGTGCCGGCATGGCTGGTGTTCGACCAGCAGTACCGTGACCGCTACATCTTTGCCGGACTGCAACCGGGACAACGCATTCCGAAGAAGTGGATGGAGTCCGGCGTCATCGTCAAGGCCGACACCCTCGAGGAGCTGGCCAAGGTCACCGGGCTGCCTGCCGATGCGTTCCTGGAAACCGTCCAGCGGTTCAACGGCTTTGCACGTGCAGGCAAGGACGAGGACTTCCACCGCGGTGAAAGCGCTTACGACCGCTACTACGGCGATCCGACCAACAAGCCCAACCCCAACCTCGGCGAGATCAAGAACGGGCCGTTCTACGCCGCCAAGATGGTGCCCGGCGATCTGGGCACCAAGGGTGGCGTCCGCACCGACGTCAACGGGCGGGCTCTGCGCGACGACGGTTCGGTGATCGAAGGCCTGTACGCGGCCGGTAATGTCAGCGCGCCGGTGATGGGCCACACCTATCCCGGTCCGGGCGGCACCATCGGCCCCGCGATGGCGTTCGGCTACCTGGCGGCGTTGCACATTGCAGGAAAGGCCTGA
- a CDS encoding acetaldehyde dehydrogenase (acetylating) gives MPQKSSVAIVGSGNISTDLLYKLLRSEWLEPRWMIGIDPESEGLARARKLGLETSHEGVDWLLAQSEKPDLVFEATSAYVHRAAAPRYEEAGIRAIDLTPAAVGPGVIPPANLRAHLDAPNVNMVTCGGQATIPMVYAVSRVVDVPYAEIVASVSSASAGPGTRANIDEFTKTTSAGVEVIGGAKRGKAIIILNPADPPMIMRDTIFCAIPEDADHDAITQSIKDVVAEVQTYVPGYRLLNEPQFDEPTVYNGGNHLVTTFVEVEGAGDYLPPYAGNLDIMTAAATKVGEEIAKERASAGTGAQA, from the coding sequence ATGCCCCAGAAGAGTTCTGTCGCCATCGTCGGGTCGGGCAACATCAGCACCGACCTGCTGTACAAGCTCCTCCGTTCGGAGTGGCTCGAGCCGCGCTGGATGATCGGCATCGATCCCGAGAGCGAGGGTCTGGCCCGGGCACGCAAGCTCGGACTGGAGACCAGCCACGAGGGGGTGGACTGGCTGCTGGCGCAGTCGGAGAAGCCGGACCTGGTGTTCGAAGCCACCAGCGCCTACGTCCACCGGGCCGCCGCGCCCCGTTACGAAGAGGCCGGCATCCGCGCGATCGACCTGACGCCGGCCGCCGTCGGCCCCGGCGTGATCCCGCCGGCCAACCTGCGTGCGCACCTGGACGCTCCGAACGTCAACATGGTCACCTGCGGTGGCCAGGCCACGATCCCGATGGTCTATGCGGTGAGCCGCGTCGTCGACGTGCCCTACGCCGAGATCGTCGCGTCGGTGTCGTCGGCGTCGGCCGGCCCCGGAACCCGGGCCAACATCGACGAGTTCACCAAGACCACCAGTGCCGGCGTGGAGGTGATCGGCGGCGCGAAGCGGGGTAAGGCGATCATCATCCTGAATCCGGCTGATCCGCCAATGATCATGCGCGACACCATCTTCTGCGCGATCCCCGAGGACGCCGACCACGACGCGATCACGCAGTCCATCAAGGACGTCGTCGCCGAGGTGCAGACCTATGTGCCGGGCTACCGCCTGCTCAACGAGCCGCAGTTCGACGAGCCGACGGTGTACAACGGCGGCAATCACCTCGTCACCACGTTCGTGGAGGTCGAGGGTGCGGGCGACTATCTGCCGCCCTACGCGGGAAATCTGGACATCATGACCGCCGCGGCCACCAAGGTGGGCGAGGAGATCGCCAAGGAACGCGCCTCTGCAGGAACGGGAGCTCAAGCATGA
- a CDS encoding RecQ family ATP-dependent DNA helicase, translating into MTATRADAQKILEQLAGPQAVLRDDQWTAIEALVVHRRRALVVQRTGWGKSAVYFVAAKLLREQGRGPTVIVSPLLALMRNQVSAAQRAGVRAATINSGNVTEWDDIHRQVGDGDLDVLLVSPERLNNPEFRVQVLPSLAADAGLVVVDEAHCVSDWGHDFRPDYRRIRTLIAELGSGVPVLATTATANDRVVGDVAAQLGVGGGDTLVLRGGLDRESLHLSVVKVPTAAGRAAWIAAQLNSLQGSGIIYTLTVAAARDLAAILREQGHQVAAYTGASDPAEREQMELDLLDNRVKALVATSALGMGFDKPDLGFVIHLGAPQSPIAYYQQVGRAGRATDRAEVILLPGHEDAEIWSYFASVAFPPEALVRKVISALETDRPLSTPALEPLVDLGRNRLEMVLKVLDVDGAVQRVKGGWIGTGQPWTYDEERYRTLDAARRREQQAMLDYQNSTSCRMAFLRAQLDDPELSAQDRCGRCDNCAGSRFTAEVDERALDATNDRLQQCGVEVAPRRIWPTGMAKLGVDLSGRIDDGPLAGRAIGRLTDLGWGARLRRLLDAPDAPVPDEFVRAAFAVLADWPWETRPEAVMGLDSSAHPILIRSVVDRLGEAGRLTNLGTLHYRPTRRPVTAANSAYRVAALHDTWQEPDFTALQQVPRTVLLVDDLTDTGWTLTTAARCLRRAGVSEVLPFALAGVS; encoded by the coding sequence ATGACCGCGACCCGAGCTGACGCACAGAAGATCCTCGAGCAGCTGGCCGGCCCACAGGCGGTCCTGCGCGATGACCAGTGGACGGCCATCGAGGCGTTGGTGGTGCACCGGCGGCGGGCTCTGGTCGTACAACGAACCGGCTGGGGCAAGTCGGCCGTCTACTTCGTCGCCGCCAAGCTGCTGCGTGAGCAGGGCCGCGGGCCGACGGTGATCGTGTCACCGTTGCTGGCTCTGATGCGCAATCAGGTGAGCGCCGCGCAGCGCGCAGGGGTGCGTGCGGCGACCATCAACTCCGGCAACGTCACGGAGTGGGATGACATTCATCGCCAGGTCGGGGACGGTGATCTCGACGTACTCCTGGTCAGCCCGGAACGGTTGAACAATCCGGAGTTCCGCGTTCAGGTGCTTCCGTCGTTGGCGGCCGACGCCGGCCTGGTCGTGGTGGACGAGGCGCACTGTGTCTCGGACTGGGGACATGATTTCCGGCCGGACTACCGGCGCATCCGAACATTGATCGCCGAATTGGGTTCCGGGGTACCGGTGTTGGCAACCACAGCGACGGCCAATGACCGGGTGGTCGGCGACGTGGCGGCTCAACTCGGCGTGGGTGGCGGCGATACTTTGGTCTTGCGCGGTGGCCTGGATCGCGAGTCGCTTCATCTGTCGGTCGTCAAGGTCCCCACTGCTGCCGGGCGCGCGGCCTGGATTGCGGCGCAGCTCAATTCGCTGCAGGGATCCGGCATCATCTACACCCTGACCGTTGCTGCCGCCCGTGATCTGGCGGCGATCCTGCGAGAACAGGGCCATCAGGTCGCCGCCTACACCGGGGCCTCCGACCCCGCCGAGCGGGAACAGATGGAGCTCGATCTGCTCGACAACCGGGTCAAGGCCCTGGTGGCCACCTCCGCGCTCGGGATGGGATTCGACAAGCCCGATCTGGGTTTCGTCATCCACCTCGGGGCCCCACAGTCACCGATCGCGTACTACCAGCAGGTGGGACGCGCAGGCCGCGCCACCGACCGCGCCGAGGTGATCCTGCTGCCGGGGCATGAGGACGCCGAGATATGGAGCTACTTCGCCTCGGTCGCGTTCCCGCCGGAAGCATTGGTGCGCAAAGTGATCAGCGCGCTGGAGACGGACCGCCCGCTGTCGACTCCAGCGCTGGAACCGCTCGTCGACCTGGGCCGCAACCGGCTGGAGATGGTACTCAAGGTACTTGACGTCGACGGCGCGGTGCAGCGGGTGAAGGGCGGCTGGATCGGTACCGGCCAGCCGTGGACCTACGACGAAGAGCGCTATCGCACGCTGGACGCGGCCCGCCGCCGCGAACAGCAGGCGATGCTCGACTATCAGAACTCGACCAGCTGCCGGATGGCGTTTCTCCGTGCGCAACTGGACGATCCGGAACTGTCAGCACAGGATCGCTGCGGCCGGTGCGACAACTGTGCCGGATCCCGCTTCACCGCCGAGGTCGACGAGCGTGCGCTCGATGCGACCAACGACCGGCTGCAGCAGTGCGGTGTCGAGGTGGCGCCACGGCGGATATGGCCGACGGGCATGGCCAAGCTCGGGGTCGACCTGAGCGGACGCATCGACGACGGGCCGCTGGCGGGCCGCGCGATTGGGCGGCTCACGGACTTGGGCTGGGGGGCCCGGTTGCGCCGGCTGCTGGATGCGCCGGACGCCCCGGTCCCCGACGAGTTCGTCCGCGCCGCGTTCGCGGTGCTGGCGGACTGGCCGTGGGAGACGCGGCCCGAGGCCGTCATGGGGCTCGACTCGTCGGCGCATCCGATCCTGATCCGTTCCGTCGTCGACCGTCTCGGGGAGGCGGGCCGGCTGACGAACTTGGGAACGCTTCACTACCGCCCGACGCGGCGGCCGGTCACGGCCGCGAACTCGGCCTATCGCGTCGCGGCACTGCACGACACCTGGCAGGAGCCGGACTTCACTGCGCTGCAGCAAGTTCCGCGGACTGTGCTTCTGGTCGACGACCTCACCGATACCGGCTGGACGCTCACCACCGCCGCGCGCTGCCTGCGTAGGGCCGGCGTATCGGAGGTACTGCCGTTCGCGCTTGCGGGCGTCAGTTAA
- the dmpG gene encoding 4-hydroxy-2-oxovalerate aldolase: protein MSDIYFNPMWDVRMTDTSLRDGSHHKRHQFTKEEVGAIVAALDTAGVPVIEVTHGDGLGGSSFNYGFSKTPEQELIKLAAETAKESKIAFLMLPGVGTKEDIKEAQNNGGSICRIATHCTEADVSIQHFGLARELGLETVGFLMMSHTISPEKLAKQARIMADAGCQCVYVVDSAGALVLEGVADRVSALVAELGDDAQVGFHGHENLGLGVANSIEAVRAGAKQIDGSCRRFGAGAGNAPVEALIGVFDKIGVKTGIDFFDIADAAEEVVAPAMPAECLLDRNALIMGYSGVYSSFLKHAIRQSERYGVPAHQLLHRAGQRKLIGGQEDQLIDIALEIKREQEAASAS from the coding sequence ATGAGCGACATCTACTTCAACCCCATGTGGGACGTCCGGATGACGGACACGTCGCTGCGCGACGGCAGCCACCACAAGCGCCACCAGTTCACCAAGGAAGAGGTCGGCGCCATCGTCGCTGCGCTGGACACCGCCGGTGTCCCGGTGATCGAGGTGACCCACGGTGACGGGCTGGGCGGCTCGAGCTTCAATTACGGGTTCTCCAAGACCCCCGAGCAGGAGCTGATCAAGCTGGCCGCCGAGACGGCCAAGGAATCCAAGATCGCCTTCCTCATGCTGCCCGGCGTGGGCACCAAGGAGGACATCAAAGAGGCGCAGAACAACGGCGGCTCGATCTGCCGGATCGCCACCCACTGCACCGAGGCCGATGTCTCGATCCAGCACTTCGGGCTGGCCCGCGAACTCGGGCTGGAGACCGTCGGCTTCCTGATGATGAGCCACACGATCAGCCCGGAGAAGCTTGCCAAGCAAGCCCGGATCATGGCCGACGCCGGCTGCCAGTGCGTCTACGTCGTCGACTCGGCGGGTGCGCTGGTGCTCGAGGGCGTGGCCGACCGGGTGAGCGCGTTGGTCGCCGAACTGGGTGACGACGCCCAGGTGGGCTTTCACGGCCACGAGAACCTGGGCCTGGGTGTGGCCAACTCGATCGAAGCCGTCCGGGCGGGAGCCAAGCAGATCGACGGGTCGTGCCGCCGGTTCGGCGCCGGCGCGGGCAACGCTCCGGTCGAGGCGCTGATCGGGGTGTTCGACAAGATCGGCGTCAAGACCGGCATCGACTTCTTCGACATCGCCGACGCCGCTGAGGAGGTCGTCGCACCGGCCATGCCGGCCGAATGCCTGCTGGACCGCAACGCGCTGATCATGGGCTACTCCGGGGTGTACTCGAGCTTCCTCAAGCACGCCATCCGCCAGTCCGAGCGCTACGGCGTGCCGGCCCACCAGCTGCTGCACCGGGCCGGACAGCGCAAGCTCATCGGTGGCCAGGAGGATCAGCTGATCGACATCGCGCTGGAGATCAAGCGCGAGCAAGAGGCTGCCTCGGCTTCCTAG
- a CDS encoding MaoC family dehydratase produces MSAPAIEVGTKLPELKIYGDPTFIVSTAIATRDYQDVHHDRDKAQAKGSKDIFVNILTDTGLVQRFITDWAGPTAVIKSIGLRLGVPWYAYDTVTFSGEVTAVEDGLITLKIVGSNSLGDHVIATATLTIGAA; encoded by the coding sequence ATGAGCGCGCCTGCAATCGAAGTCGGCACCAAGCTGCCGGAGCTGAAGATCTACGGAGACCCGACGTTCATCGTCTCGACGGCGATCGCCACCCGGGACTACCAGGATGTCCACCACGACCGGGACAAGGCGCAGGCCAAGGGTTCCAAGGACATCTTCGTCAACATCCTCACCGACACCGGTCTGGTGCAGCGGTTCATCACCGACTGGGCCGGCCCGACAGCGGTCATCAAGTCGATCGGTCTGCGCCTGGGCGTGCCCTGGTATGCCTACGACACCGTGACGTTCTCCGGTGAGGTCACTGCAGTGGAGGACGGATTGATCACGCTGAAAATCGTGGGCAGCAACAGTCTTGGCGATCACGTGATCGCCACCGCCACGCTGACGATCGGTGCCGCGTGA